The following is a genomic window from Terriglobales bacterium.
AAACCGAAGAAAGCGAACGGGCATGGCGCGGTGTCGACATGGCAGGACGCGATCGAGCGCCCGTATTCTCCAGCGGACGTGCAGCGCCTGCGGGGCTCCGTGCGCATCGAGCACACACTGGCGCGGCGCGGAGCCGAACGTCTGCGGCGTCTGCTGGCCAGCGAGCCGTACGTGGCCGCCCTGGGCGCCCTCACCGGCAACCAGGCGGTGCAGCAAGTGCAAGCGGGGCTGAAGGCGATCTACGTCAGCGGATGGCAGGTGGCGGCCGACGCCAACGACGCCGGTCAGATGTATCCCGATCAGAGCCTGTATCCGGTCGATAGCGTGCCGAACCTGGTGGGTCGCATCAATCGCGCGCTGCAGCGGGCCGACCAGATCCACCACGCCGAGGGCCGGGACGAGATCGACTGGTTCGCTCCGCTGGTGGCCGACGCGGAAGCCGGCTTTGGCAGCGCTCTGAACGCGTTTGAGTTGATGAAGGCCATGATCGAAGCCGGCGCCGCCTGCGTCCACTTCGAGGATCAACTGGCGTCCGCGAAGAAGTGCGGACACCTGGGGGGTAAGGTCCTGGTGCCGACCGAGGAGTTCATCCGCAAGCTGGTGGCGGCCCGGCTGGCCGCCGACGTGATGGGCGTTCCCACGCTCTTGATGGCCCGAACCGATGCCAACAGTGCCACGCTGATCACCAGCGACGTTGACGAACGCGACCGGCGGTTCTTCAGCGGAGGCCGCACGAAAGAGGGATTCTTCCAGATCTCCGGCGGGCTGGAAGTGGCCATCGCGCGCGCGCTGGCATACGCCCCTTACGCCGACATGATCTGGTGCGAGACCGCGCATCCCGACCTGCAGGAAGCTCGGCGATTCGCGGAAGCCGTGCTGGAACGCTTCCCGGGGAAGCCGCTGGCCTACAACTGCTCACCGTCGTTCAACTGGAAGAAGAACCTGGACGACGCCACCATTGCCCGCTTCCAGCAAGAGCTGGCGGCCATGGGCTACAAGTTCCAGTTCGTGACCCTGGCCGGATTCCACTCTTTGAACCTGGTGATGTTCGATCTGGCGCGGGGCTACAGGGACGAAGGCATGTCTGCCTATTGCCGGCTGCAGGAAGCCGAGTTCCGGAATGAGCGGGAAACAGGCTACGCTGCGGTGAAACACCAGCGATTCGTGGGCACCGGGTATTTCGACGACGTGGCGCGGACCATCGCGGGCGGCGCGACCTCTACGGAAGCGCTGCATGGCTCGACGGAGGAGGAGCAGTTCACGAACCAGAGCACGGGTATCGAGGTCCGCCCGTAGGCAGCGCGGGGCCCGGCCTCCTCTTGGCCATGGTTAGACCCGGTTGCGGGTATCATGCTCGCTCCGGGTGGTGAATGGATACGGTGCGGCGCTGGAAACTCCTTCTCCTGCTGTGCGCGGCAGACTTCATGGCCTACGTGGCCATTTTCTCTGTGCCGCCGGTCATCGGGGAACTGGCGCGGCATTTCCATGTGGACTACGAGCGGGCGGGGCTGATGATGACCGCCTACTCGGTGGTGCGCACGGCGGCGAGCCTGGCCGCCGGCATCTACAGCGACCGCTACGGAGTAAAGCGGTTCGTGCTCGCCGGACTGGGCCTGGTGGCGGCGGCAGGATACTTCTCTGCTCACGCGCCCAGCTTCGGGTGGCTGCTGGTTTGCCGGGTGCTGATCGGAGTCGGGGCCACGGTGGTATTCGTGCCCGGCCTGGCGGCCGCCATTCACATGCTGCCCCGGGAGCGCGTGAACCTGGCCAGCGGCTCGTTTCTGAGCTCGCTCTACCTGGGAATGTCGGTGGCGCTGCTGGCGACGCCGATGCTGGCGGAACGGCTGGGCTGGCAACGCGCGTTCGAACTGTACGCCGCGGTGACCATCGCAGTAGGGGCGGCGTTCCTGCTGTTCACGCGCGGCGAAAGCCTCCGCAAGGAACCGGGACCCGTGGCCGCCACGCCACGCTCACCGGTTCGCGCGCTTCTAGGAACGCCGTTGCTGCTGGCCTCCGGCGTTTATTTCCTGTTCCTGTTCCAAACCTATGGGCTGCTCACGTGGCTGCCGGAATACCTGAAGGTGGTGCGGCAGTACTCGCCGCCGGAGGTGGGTTCGGTCTCCATGCTGCTGGGCGTGGTGCTCATCCCCGGCTCAGTGTTCGCCGGCTGGCTGAGCGACCGCGTGGGCGCCTGGGGCGTGGCGGTGGCGGGATCGCTGATCTGTGCGGTGTGCCCCGCGCTGCTGGTGATGTATCCGGAGATGACGATCGGGCAGGTGTCCACCGTTGTCTTCTGGAAGGCGGTGGGGACAAGCATGATCGCCGTGCCGCTGGCCGGCCTGCTGGCCCACCTGGTGCCGGCTTCCGACAGCGGCAAAGCTGTGGGCCTGGCTCACACGGCGGGCTATGCGGGCTCGATCGTCTCCACCTACCTGGGCGGGTATCTGCTGCAACGCTTCGGCAATTACGACTGGCCGTTCGGCATTTTTTCCGTCTCGATGATCGTCAACCTGGGAATGCTGGCACTGCTGCGCGGACCATTCCGAAAGGCTCGAGTAGCGGCAGCCAGTGGCGCGGAGAAGGAACCGGCGCCGGCGCGCGCGTGAGACGGTGGGCAACGAGGCGTGCAGGGCCGCCATATCCCTTGAATCTTGCCGGATTCGTTGACATTGCAAGCAGCGAATTGATAGCGTTTGCCTCCATTCCGAATCCTTGGCCGTGAGGGACATTCGGCCAGCGGCGGGCCAGACTGCAGGAGAGTCCTATGACACGACGGAAGAGTGTGCGTTTCGCAGTTCCATGCCTGGTTCTGACGTTGTTCACCCTGACCTCGACCACGTTCGCCCAGACAACGGGAAGCATTTTCGGCCGGGCGGCCGACCCGAGCGGCGCCGTGGTCGCCGGAGCATCGGTCACGGTCACCAATCAGGCGACGGGGCAGTCACGACAGGCGACGACGGATGCCAACGGCGAGTACAACGTGCCGCTGTTGCCGGTGGGTACGTACTCGGTCACGGGCGACAAGCAGGGATTCGAGAAATTCACGCAGCGTACTGTGGTGGTGCCCGTTAACACCAATGTGCGCGTGGACATGACCTTTGCGGTGGGTAAGGTAACGGAGGCAGTGGAAGTGGTGGGCGGCGCCGAGATCGTGGAAACGCGCAGCTCGACGCTCGGCAAGGTGATTGACGAGCGCAAGATTCGCGAACTGCCGTTGAACGACCGCAACTTCCTGAATTTCGCCACCCTGCAGCCGGGCGTGGTTCCGGCCGCTGAGATCACCTCCAACAACACTCCGGATACCGGCGGCGGCGTGAACAAGGCGTTCCAGGTAAACGGTCTGCGGCTGCAGTCGAACAACTTCCTGCTGGACGGCGTGGACAACAACGAACCCTTCCTGGGAACCGCCATGGCCTCGCCCTCGCCGGATGCCCTGGACGAGTTCAAGATCCAGACCAGCCTGTACAGCGCGGAGTTTGGCGGCGGGGGCGGATCGATCGTCAACATCATTACCAAGGGCGGCACCAACGAGTGGCATGGAGTTGTGTACGAGTTTTTCCGCAACGACGCGCTGGACGCGCAGGGAACCTTTGCGTTGCAGAAGGAAAAGCTGCGCCGCAACCAGTTCGGGTTCTCGCTCGGTGGTCCGATCCGGAAAGACAAGACGTTCATTTTCGGCAACTACGAAGGGTTCCGGAAGCGGGAAGGGCAAACCCAGCGCACTA
Proteins encoded in this region:
- the aceA gene encoding isocitrate lyase; amino-acid sequence: MGSKRNGHGIERDMGMQEKPKKANGHGAVSTWQDAIERPYSPADVQRLRGSVRIEHTLARRGAERLRRLLASEPYVAALGALTGNQAVQQVQAGLKAIYVSGWQVAADANDAGQMYPDQSLYPVDSVPNLVGRINRALQRADQIHHAEGRDEIDWFAPLVADAEAGFGSALNAFELMKAMIEAGAACVHFEDQLASAKKCGHLGGKVLVPTEEFIRKLVAARLAADVMGVPTLLMARTDANSATLITSDVDERDRRFFSGGRTKEGFFQISGGLEVAIARALAYAPYADMIWCETAHPDLQEARRFAEAVLERFPGKPLAYNCSPSFNWKKNLDDATIARFQQELAAMGYKFQFVTLAGFHSLNLVMFDLARGYRDEGMSAYCRLQEAEFRNERETGYAAVKHQRFVGTGYFDDVARTIAGGATSTEALHGSTEEEQFTNQSTGIEVRP
- a CDS encoding MFS transporter; this encodes MDTVRRWKLLLLLCAADFMAYVAIFSVPPVIGELARHFHVDYERAGLMMTAYSVVRTAASLAAGIYSDRYGVKRFVLAGLGLVAAAGYFSAHAPSFGWLLVCRVLIGVGATVVFVPGLAAAIHMLPRERVNLASGSFLSSLYLGMSVALLATPMLAERLGWQRAFELYAAVTIAVGAAFLLFTRGESLRKEPGPVAATPRSPVRALLGTPLLLASGVYFLFLFQTYGLLTWLPEYLKVVRQYSPPEVGSVSMLLGVVLIPGSVFAGWLSDRVGAWGVAVAGSLICAVCPALLVMYPEMTIGQVSTVVFWKAVGTSMIAVPLAGLLAHLVPASDSGKAVGLAHTAGYAGSIVSTYLGGYLLQRFGNYDWPFGIFSVSMIVNLGMLALLRGPFRKARVAAASGAEKEPAPARA